CAAGTGGACAAGCTTTCTTGTGAAGTGGAAATCTTGCAGGCTCTAATGGCATCAGCAACATTAATAGTCTCAGAAATCATTCCAGCCGCCAATTTACAGTTAAGACCCTCAAGTAGATGTTCATGAAGAAATGATTTCTGACTGCAACAGAGCTCAAAGTACTTGGTCAGAAGGAATTTGGGGAGCTCAGAGTTTATAACCAAACCATTAACAAGAACGGTGAAATCTTCAATGCTTCTAACTTGTTTAAAATCAACCGCGGAATCTGATAGTCTGATTCCATCCAAAATTTCTGAGCCAATATCACTGTCATCTTCTGAAAGATCCACTATAGGCCCAGGATCAGTAACACACACCATAATACTATTCTTTTGAGTATCTTCTTGAGAAAGAGTCTTCAAAGTCTCATTTACTGGCTCTTCACAAGCCTTAGTATCCTTATCTGAATGATTTACACAGTTGGAAATAAATGACAATATAATGGAAGAAGAGTAGCATGTTGCAGTTATTTAAAGAAGATCAAGgaaaacaagaacaacaaagtGAACCGCAAAGCAACTTACCGCACTTCATAAATTTCATGCCAGGATCCAATTTTAAGAGGGCAAGAGCACCATCCACTTCATCTGAACCATTTGATCTGACAATGTATACCTAAAATTGGGCAGGAAAAAGATGCACAGCTAATATGCATCGACAAGTAATAGGCTAATAGCTCCAAGCAGCatgtaataaattatatcctacaAATTGACATGCTAAATTCCCCAAACGAAAAAGCATATAAGAGTGGACGAGACCTTTATGGGTTTTAATTTCTGTTAAGGAAAAATTCCAAAACAAGAGATTAAACCAACATTTTTGGTCCtcctttcaatttttattcCTAGTCTCTGCAGAATTCACTTATAAAAAGCAGGTACTTAGTCAACACCCAATAAGATAAACAATATTTACTCATTGAGTTGAATTGGTTTTTGACTTCCCCTCTATAGACTTCTCTCCAACCAACAGATTCAACATCAATTCTTATACTTtctttattactattttttctcaaaaatgaccacatatatatatatatatatatatatatatatatatatatatatatatatatatatatatgatctttAATCACACCAAATTACTGTACAGGCATAACATTAAATACAAGCATTCTAATCAAGTACCCAAGGAACATTGGGTGGAAGGTAGTGTTGGTAAGTCAGTTTGTAAACCCCTTGTATTAAAATTGGTAATAGCTTTAGCATTTGTAAGGTAATGTATTAGTAGTAACAAAAAGGTTCAAATAACTACCTTAAATCTGGAAGGCTTGACTAAATGGAAAACGACAATATCTCCCTCCATTAATTTGTGAGAAATGGAAAACCCTCTCCATCCAGCACTTAGTCCCACCTTTTCCGCAAGATATTTTGTTTCAAATGCTTCCCCACTTTCATCTTCCAGAAAAATTGCTGTATCTTGCATAGGCAAATGTGCATGACAAAAGTGCTTTGGCAGACCCTGTCATTTAAAAACAATTGACACATACAATAAGTCTGGTGATTCCTACCCAATTCCATAGACAAAGTGAGGTTTACCAGCCAAAATCCACCAGTAACATTTGATGGAAGCATAGTCTTGACAAGGCTGGGGAACTCAGGTTCCAGATTTGCTTGAATCTCTTTTGCTCGCTCTAATACACAAGACTGAGCTTCAAATGAATCATATAAGCTGTCTACTGTTGCTCTCTTCACCCGCTTAGGActgtacttaaaaaaaaggagGTAGCACTGTTAAAGTGTCATTAAATCTCTCAATTTATCATAGCAGATTAACTGGGAAATCAATCATACTTACCCTTGTAACTTCTTATTATTGACCGCCTGTTCAAGAATCCACAAAATTCATTCAAAAGAATATTGAGATATTAGACAAACCAACAGAACATAGTTACTGTATAATACAAAGACAATAAACCGTAAACTAATTTGAGAAATGTAGTATAAGACTAGCCAATGTGGTACTTCACTACATGTATCAAGCTGGCCAGCACAAGAAACTACAATATAGCCTGCATTTGGTTTAGAACCATTTTCAGAAATAAGGGGTATGTAAAGTAGGAGACTAGTGATTATGTACACAACAAAACAgataaattttcttcttcactgATACATTTTCCAGGACTCCCAAAGGAAGAGCAATGCTAGAGGTACAGAATTTTTTACAACTTGTTAAGGTGATAAGTTGTAACTAGAGCAACAAAGAGTATAATGACTCCAAAATCTGTTTTATGTtttcaataaaccaaaaaagaatgaaaaacgTGCATCTCTTTCGTTTTCTAAAAGCTGTTTTAAAACCCAGTTCCAGTTTAGGCTTAAGAATCAGTCATTtccccaaatttcaaatttcttacTGTGttcatttttcaacaatttcaaaagaaaaaagaaaaaaaagaagaagcatttTTCAGAACAAAAATGCAGTTTCAAACAACATCAAACAGACTGGTACACAGAACAGACTTTTCAACACTAAACAAGATGAAAGTTTCACATTTACTTTtgttcaaaaaaacaaaacagaggACAGTGATTCTCACTTGCTTATCAGCCATTTGGTTAAAGCCCGGAACTTTTTTCAGCAACAGCTTTCCCATGGTCTTTGCTGGCCTCCTTCGCTTCTGAGAGttagaaagaaaagcaaaaaatcaCAGTCATGAGCAAACAGTCAAACAAATGGCATAATCAGATAAAGAGAGAAAGTGGGTGAACCTTGGGAGAAGAAACAGTTGGGCATTGGCTCTGCTTTTGATCAGCTACAGCCATGACTTTTGTTGAAGGTTGAGTTAAAACTCCGAGCTTCTTCTCTTGGGTCTTTTACTCTTTTTgacttctttgatttttgtttttggggaaTAAGCAACAGGGAAGCATTTGTGTATATAAGAGGGAAAAACCAAGGACCGTTTGATTTAAAATTGTTAGCTAAATTAAAGGCTGAGTTTAAAAATTGCCCAGAAATAATAGGGGCTGACTGGCTGAGCCGGTTACGTTTGGTACTGAGCAgtgagcaatttttttttctaggactTTCGATCTATGGCATCTATTCCTAATGGTTGTTTTTTATCAATAGTCCAATataccaatcaatttttagtgtaagtagaaattgaatctcagatcttttattcaactataaaaaattttaccagttgagctaattaaaaTCCACGAACAATGTGAGCCTTAAATTTTAGGATTGAGCTCTGGTGATCCTATGCGAGataaaaaagttgctaaaattatttttaaaaaaatttaaaaaaggttaaaaaaaattggataaattCTATTAACTTATCTTGAGATTTTGGTTAATGTCAACCAGGTTcaatacattttaaaattgattaatttggacgttattcatttttctttttctcttttaaagaccaaatttatcaattttgagATATTCTAGACGTGTTTAATAGTAACACAAATCTCAAGGTAagttaatgaaatttacccAATCAAATTTTACATTTCACAAAGGTGGTAATTACATGGTAGATCCAAACCCAAATCTTAGGTAGTGGTGTTTGTTGGAAAAACTAGTTCCGCATCACATACAAAACAATTCGCAAAAGCAATACaaagatctacttcattcatgataAATAACATACACTTTTGAATTCTAGAATAAAGGATACAAGTGTACCTTGATgtagtgggaaaaaaaaaacaagaagtagATAGTATCTTGAGAAGAccttcaatttttatcacaattccCCATGGTGCCCAAGATGTGCGATTCAGTTCTTACATacatttattttactttttggaAAATGTATTCAAGAGATGTTTCAgagaaaactatttttcttcttttaagcATACGTATGTTTTAACTGTTTAGACAataactttatttaataacttttattagataaataattgattatctaattgtgtTAGTCTTTTGGGCTAGTCCAATTTAGGCTTTAGTATGTGACTTGGGATATGACCAAATAGtcaaataagactctaactcCAATGAGCTTTGAGCTTCCATCAACTTTTAACAAGttcaaaattatcattaattatataacaagtACCACTATAGAAATATAATTGCATcctaggctttattaataaattatatctcgaGATTCtaatataatatcatttgactcctccatgaaatatccatagtgaacaaagtcataataaactatcactttgtaaataactattttattcCTTGAGTTCCctgtttaatcttttagttattcatatttatgaaaactaatttcattaatataaacttgagtaactttttattaaagtGGCTGGCCTTGAATCACCAAttcccattaaatttatctaaaaggggatatttcgtgtctttataaaaaaagattattgattccatcttgagaatatgtgttcccttaACACTACATGCGATTACCTAATGTACTGAGGTTTTGGCCGTTagattagatctcactcctgatatatcaaagtaacatACATTTCATGATCGTGTTCACAATCCTCTTAGGATTGAgagtttaagaaaataaaagtagtgagatttattattaagGTGACAattgttaattgaataattaatttcataATGGTCCAGTTCAAGGTGTCTTACacacttaagacacatcaacacatcaatcAAAAGTCTCCACGTCaatgatcaagacaaaccatcttagttaacatgttatagtcttcgcagatgaaacgtttaattttatcaccgactacgaactacattttttattttacaaggCACTTGcgatttatatcttttataactaaatcacatacaatgcatctcaaggactatatgataatgtccaattagACCATATACAAATagtcttatataattaaacaatttaattatttataacatgtcAATAATTAGATTTTAGAGCACAAATCTTAACAGTAGTTTCACCTAGAGAAAGCTACCTAGTAGAGTTAGCCTGTTTggtaatattattataataatattgtttaagtgttgtggAAATACGTGTGTGTGTTCCAGGGTATTATGGAAATAtatgttgtgttgtttaaataacgaAAATTGTTGTTTAGACAACACAACCAAACAGGCTTTACAAAGGTATTCTTCTAGATTTCAAGACCCAAATTAGTATTAAGAGAATCTTAGTAGTGGGGGCTTGAAAAATTGGCGAGACATTTGTTCATTTGGATATCTCATAATTTTTGGTAGTTTATTTGCTAAATATATGACATAAAAGATATAGTTTTTAGTAGTTTTTATGCTAAATGTGTGacaaaatctaaaatctaactttgtttttaagttagttttatttatttattatttttttttaaatgaaacaaaagacaaaaagttaaaagctaaaacCTAAAAGTGGCATCAAAcaaagttatttattttgtacCACACTATACTGGATCAAAAGTTTTCAAACTAGTTACCAAAACTGGTATGGTTAAGCCCCTTGAAATATTTCAGCTTAAATACCTATTTCAACATGTTTGGGAAAGTCCTACGGTAAACACAATTTGGGCCAACACAACTTTGCTTTCTCTTAACTTTGTTATGTCAAATGGTAGTTGTGTGATCTATTCATTGCTTTTTCTTCCATCATGTGAAGTTATTGAGAGAGTTTTGAACCACAACTTTTGTGTTACAATTATTGCCACGACTCGATATAATACGGTCATTGATTGcaactattcatttttttctattttctttccaaattagGGAGATAGAATTTTAGTGGGGCTGGGAAAAAATACCTGGGCTCTACTAATTATCCACCATCCCCTTCTCTCCAACTAAACACTCATaaaatcaattttgttttcacttttctctccattttttgtCTTCACTGTTTtaccccaaccaaacaaaccttGAAGTCAACCACTTAAACAAAATCTGGTCCCAAAAGAATTGTGAAGTTGTTATGATACTGTGGTGTTTTCGTTCAATCtcctctcacacacacacacacacacacatatatattgatTATGATGATGGGGAATATATTTTTGGGCTAACATATTGGACTGAGCATGGGTTTGCCATTTTAAGTGGGAGACATACGTATGAAGCGTGATACACAATGATCATGAGACGAATTACACAAGCCCACAGCCGTGCACAATGAAGTCTTATCTCTGTCATATTGAAACCACAATGCTCCTTTTTAGGTGATCAATAATAAGAATCCAATCTTAATTTCAACCCACCCAGAGATGGGTATTTATGTGGTTGGTTTTAAGTTTTTACAAAGAAAATCACGCTCCTTTATATGAGAGAAATGAATTGAAAAAGGACAAGAAGATGACTACTAATACAAAGTAGATAACAAAGAAGATGAGGACAAATAGATGAATAGATAAAGAATTAATAATAGCTGTCAGCTTTGGTAATCTTTCATGGACACTGATATTTTTATGACTTCAGAGCAACATTTTAGAATCCTGATTCCTTGACTTTCAAGCCTTTATTTAAGAGTTTCAAAAAACATCAACAAGCTTTTTGCTTAAAAAGCTTTCTCAAATAAAAcgattcttttttatttttcaaattctgggttaaaatcttcattttctggatcaaatatattaaaaaatatttttatttattaggatGATATCCAATTCCTTTTTTGAGAATATTGGAATAAgaatttttgaacttttttttatataaaaaatttctagctTCACTGATTGCTGACATGCGGGCtatatcaaaactcaaaaagcttAAGAAAATAACATGACAGAGTGTCAGTGATGCTACATAGCAGTAGAGACATTAGAGATACTTCTCATTGCTTGGATTCGTTAATCTCTTCCTGTGACATAAGCTAACAAGTTCCACaaaaaaaccatatatatacacataactTCAAAAGCACCTTCTCACCATGGAGCATTAACTACTTCTTGAAACACAATCTCATGCCTCACCACATTCACCTTCAAAGCCTCAATCTTATGGTCAAGTCTTTCTTTGGTTTCCTTTAATTTCGAGAGCTTCAATTTGAGAaaatctatttcttcttctgcATGAGCTTGCTCTAGTCTAACTTTTGATTTCCTCTGAGGGTCCTTGACTGCCGCTGCTTCCATAGCAATGCTCATCAGCTGAGCCACTCGAGCATGTAAGAACTGAACGTTCATGCCCAATAGCTCAAAGCCTTTCAAAGTATTATCCCGATCTTCAAAATCAGCTAGAGGGGTCAAAAGTTCACAAGCTCTAATGGCATCCACAATGTTGATAGTCTCAGAAATTATTTCAGCAGCCAACTTACTATTAATATTTTTGCGCAGATTTTCATGCAGAAATGAATTCTGAGAACAGCAGAGATCGTAATACTTAACCCTCTGGTAATCTGAGAGCTGGGAGTCTATGGTTTCACCATTCACAAGAATGGTGAAACTGCTGATGCTATTAACTTCTTTAAAATTAGCAATTGACCCTGTAAGTCTTAGACCACACTGAACATCTGAGCCAAGATTTTTTCTGCCATTTTCATACTGATTTGCTGCATTCCCAAAACTAGTAGTAGTATCTAAATCCTTCAGGTTGTTTATTTGAATAGTCTATCCAAAAATGTCTTGCATAACACGGTCAAAATACGTAGTGTCTTTGTGAATTTTGATCTTCttgtcttcaattttttttttttttttttttttgttccaagtTCAACATCAAGGAGAAAAAGATTATGCCATCAGTTAATTATGGAGGCAGACAAATTCAGGAGTAGAACATAGAAACAAAATACCATACCATAATCATTTCCTCTTGCGCAAGCATCTAAATTTGGAGGGCCAAAAAGCCCATCTACTCCAGCTAAACCATTCAATCTCACCATGTATACCTATGAGAGTGAGATGGGAGGCAACAATTAacctatatctttttatttaaaggaaaacaGATTAAGAGTTTGCAATAGAATTTTAGTAAATagacccaaaaaataaaaggcaaaatAATAGAAGGAATCCGTATCTCTAGTACAAATCCTCGGAGCCATAGACAAATCGCTTGAAATTTGGTGATCTAAAAGGGAATCAACGTGGTGGTAAAACTCACTACAGTCATGACCTAAGCTGCTTTTTAGCTAAATTCCATCTTTTACACCTCTGTTTTATTGAATTTGCAATTTAtggtcatttttctttttgttataaCTCTTGAAATAAAAGTCATAAACTCACAACACAGTCCTATAAATTCTAGGACATTTCCTAGGGTCCGTAGTATTAGTTTAtgtaattttctcaattttgacttttttagtgattttccaaatttttagCCTAATTTTCATACCTAACAtgaattagggttttctttaAGGATTTTCTAGCCACCTTAGGATTTCTTTAGTATCTTCCTATAAGATAGTGATCGGCCTAATTGAAAGTAAGTTATTCGATAATacaatttgagagagagagagagagagagattctctcttttttttggcgGACTCTAGAATAGttctccttgtggattcaaggaaccTCTTAAGGATTTAGGGGTTTGTTCTTGAAATAGATGTGTACTTTTTCTTATGGCTATCCTGCTGTGTGAAAAATGAAATGCTTCTTCCAGGATCTCCTTTCCAAAATTGTGGCAATAAAACAAGTCATAATCAAAACCAGTATAATATAGGAACAGTGAACAATCAGGCATTTATATACATGGACAAAGATAGACATACACCCAACTTAAGAGACTCAAATAATTACCTTGAACTTGAAAGTCCCAACCAACTGGAAAACCAGAACATCATCTTGGCATAATTTGTGCGCAATTGAAAACCTTCTCCATCCAGAACTCATTGCTGCATTTTCTGCAATATACTTTGTTTTGTACTCTTCCCTACTTTCATCTTCCAAAATAACTATTATATCATGCCTTGGCAAATGCATTTTGCAGAATTGTGCTGGAAGACGCTGCCATTAAATAAGTTAGCAGAAACAAATCTGTCTGGCACCCAGCTATTGTTACATTCTTGACCTTGGGATAGAGTTTCGAGCTTACCAGCCAATAGCCACCAGTTACATTTGACCTTACCAAAGTCTTGATAAAGCTAGGAAATTCCGCTGGCAAACTAGCTTGAACCTCCATTGCTTGCTTCAAGGCAGAAGACTTGGCTTCCATGCGGTCGTATAAGACCTCAACCATGGCTCCATTTTCTTTAAAGCTTTAAGTAATTACAAAGGCATCAATGCAAAAGGAGAATTTTGTTCTCTTAGGCATTGACtttaataaccaaaaaaaaaaaaaaaaaaaagaagaaggaagaagaaaaaccaACCTCCAGGGTTTACATGGAACAACTGATAACACCTGCTCATaattcacaaaataaatatttcccATCAATATGTCAATTGATTATATGAAATGCAGTTATTCCATATAAACCAAGGAACTGGGAAATTCGGATGTGGCAGTAGAGACATAAAAGAGATCTAATAAAAGACAATCTCTATGAAATGTCTACAAGATCAATTTCTATTCCAAAGGTTAtaatatataaggcttattggCTCACACCATCAATTTAGGGGCTTTTGGTATATTAGTTAGGTACATTATGGCAGGTTGTATACCATACTCAGTTTAATAATAACTTAGGCACAACTTATGGGGGCGGGCTTTCAGTGGATAGACTCCATGCTGTTATAATGACCAAGTTTATGTCTTAATTATCTGAAAATCATAAGCAAAACGAAAACAGATCTAGATCATTAAAATTAACACGTCCCTAAAACTTAATTAAGCGAAGGgaccaaatttgaaaataaaccCGTACCAAAATTTGCACTTAACAAATATGAGACCCTCCAGCACCCCTTCTTACTTCTATGCCACAAATACACAAACAACACGAGCATGTAGagccaaaaaacaaacaaattggtccctaatatcataattaatttctGCTTTTTAGGAAGACTCACATTGTTCCTCTAGAGTGAGTTTATGCATAAGGTGAACATCCCTTACCTAGTCTTTCAAACAATTGAGAAGTCACAATCTGTCAAGAATTACAACCTAAGTGGGAATAATAACTCCAATTATCACGGTATACAAGGTCGGATAGCTGTTGCTGACTATGGTGCGGTCCTAAAGGAAAAATGACCAGAAAGCTATGGACTACACAGACATTGGTTACCTTCAATCAAAGTGAGTGCCTAATTATACTAGGCTTGATTTTTATAACATGCATCCTCCTGGCTCAGGGTTCATACTTCATATTAGTCCCTTAATTCTCATAAGcttgcaatttattttttaaataaattaattctTAACTCCATAAAATTCCAAAGGTGTCCGGGGGACTAACGATAAAGAACAATCATCGTACTCATAATGGCTTACGCTCGGAATTAGACTGTGTTAGAATATTCATATGCCAAGTGTGGTTAGATAAGTATTGAAGTCACACATGGGATGCTAATAACAAGAGTGGAAGCTAGATATAACATATTTGGACCAAACTCATTGGTTTAAACTTTAAGTAGTGTACAAACTGTTTTATGCACAGGCCCCCAAAAAGCAACTAAATTATCCCAAAAAGCAactgaaatttgttttttggggtCTGTGTATACCCTTAAACTTTTGGGTCAAGTGACAATACGTTAGATTAACCCCTCACTTTGGACCCAACATCGTTTGGACCATTTTGTCAAGCCTAATAAAACAGAACAAACATTAATAAATTTACTCAAAAGATAAGTTCTCACTTGTTCAGTTCCACTTCCACCCTCAGAATCCAAACGCTTCTCATGGGTCAGGGACATCTTTGAGTCGGTGGGCCAGCTTTCCTCTGCTTAATCTGATGGGGTACAATAGGTGGAGAGAGAAAGCGTTAAGGGATAGAATAATCAcagcaaaagcaaaaaaaaaacagaatcaAAGAATACAAATAATGAAATGGTATTTTGCCTAAAGAGAGAAAATCTGTACAATCACTTGCTGTTGTTGTTCTGCTAATTTTGTCATCCATGTGAGGTTGGCTCTCTCCTCTGAACTTTACGTTTTGTTGTTAAGGGTGAGATGCTCAAGGCCTCAGCATTGCTGACTTGCTGTTGTTCTGCTGTTTTTTCCACTTTATTATTTGCCTGTTTGCTTGTTTGAGTTTATTTTAGTCTTCAaggaaatatatactttttttcttgGGGGTTGTTTAACTGtacttttaaactttttttgttgttgataaatttaacaaaaaaaagtttagaagtACAGTTAAACTTTAGTCTTCAATCTTAGCTTAggtatctaaaaaaatttcaatctacgcttaaaaaaaaaaaaaaaaaacctcaaatagTCATAAATACTTGTGTCAAAAGTTAATTCTTGCTATAATTTTGAGTTGAGTTTAGGATCTTTTTGACACAAACTTACATGTACGAAGACTCAAACAATGGGTTTTAATTGGGTCAACTAGTATatagccaaaaagaaaagggttaACTAGTAAAGTCCGGTCTTAGactgatgattttttttaatataattataatatatttgttaattttgtaATTCGAACATTTTCTCTTTGAACTTCTAATTACTTGATGTATAGGGagtgtaaggtcacaatttgcatccAAACCCAACAGTAAAAAGgagataggcccaaaaagcctaatacaatgaaatttgtagagagtgagcttgaaatctaggttctagtgatgctggataacaaaaatgatgggcttgATTGCAATGTCACACACAATGAACTATTTATGCAACAGAATTTATCCTTGGACACAAGGCgaggatgatttgtattatttttctttatttcaaagatagattacaattatggatggTGATGTGTACAAtgttttctctcccttttttctcCGATCCCCCTCCCTAAATGCCTTTCttctccttttatatcatcctcttTCTTCTCCCCATTTTCCACGTATAGATCAGATCACCGATCAAGATATTTGTCCCATCTGCTCATTCCTGAAGTCTTCAGACAATAGTTGTAAGGTTCATCatcactgttcagatgtcacttcctcattaatgtggctagagaggtaggtgcagagcatttaatgcggtggtagcagctttctctaagatatttcccaTCCGTTCTTCCTCTCTGTGCTCTTGCGAAACATATCTTCGTCCACAAGACCCTCTAGAATATCGTTCTAAACAACATAGCGTATCATCTGACCTTCACTTCACTTAGCTGAGGAGATACCCCTCCTTGAACTTCTTCTACCAGCCTTTTTCGCAACAGTTTACTCGTGGGCCTTTAAGTTTGATACTGTTATTACCATTAAACCGTCCTCAGACAAGTAAGTATCCTCGGATTAGGCTCAAGGCCTAAGAACATGCCCTGGACCTTTTGTCCCCACAGGGAGGTATCGATTCAGGTAGAAGGCCAAAGAGTAATAATTATAAAGCGaacacaataaatttaattctatcatatctataagaaagaaaagtgattaaaaataaaatatatcaaaagaCGAGTACTAATATTTATATTGAAACATGCACTAATGATTGAGGATTAAATgtgtaattaaatatttgtttattgagctttatatatatatatatacacacacatgggTCTGAAGGCTAGCTAAATCTGCAAAACACGATAAACATAACAGATTTTCAGTGGTACGTGTATATTGGGACTATAGGGTGACTTTTTGAACACGAGCAAAGCTTGGGTCCATTATCTTTAGCGCATTGATGCAATGGACGTAGTTAAAAGTAGACATGCGCACCATTACAATGGATTCAGTGAGGGTGAGTGtgcttttaaaaaacaataattatactttttgtgattaaattattgttaCATGAGTATTgtctaagagcattctcatcaagaattctaaaattttttagcatttaacacttcaaaaacttattttatttattataccaCCTCACTTTAAGATACATCAAACAtcaaaatttctatattttttaccatttcatttaaataatataaattacttattaaaacaataataaaacaactacaCAAAAAACTATAGCAACCGGCCAACCACCTCCTCCACCACCCCTACCACCGCTCCACTTGCCATAACCACCATTGTAGCAACCACaacccaccacaaccaccaccaccacaagtCACAGCACCACCGTGGCAACCATAACCCCTTgcaaaaagaatagaaaaagaaaaaaaccaaagtaTAACCACAACCATccaccaaaatcacaaccaACCACCACAAAAACAACTAGCAAATCCACTAGCAGACCCATCATGTCGAACCAAAACCCACAGGAACCAAACCCATCACACACACGCAAACCCAGTAGATCGGTGACCCACGACCCACGCTGAACCTCCACCACGACCATTGGACTGTCGGACCCACAACCGATACCCATTGGACCACAATCGTCGACCGTCGACTATCGAACCATCACCGCCACCACCCACGACCGTCGAACCATCCAATCGGACCCAAACCCATCAGACCATGACCCTGACCATCGGACCAGGCTAAACCACAGGACAGAGAAGAGGGAAGAGATAAGTGATAGGAAAGAGAGACAGAAATGGAAATAGATCCGTTGatgaataaaaaactattttttttacaattcagcTACAG
This portion of the Castanea sativa cultivar Marrone di Chiusa Pesio chromosome 7, ASM4071231v1 genome encodes:
- the LOC142642900 gene encoding B3 domain-containing protein Os01g0234100-like, whose protein sequence is MAVADQKQSQCPTVSSPKKRRRPAKTMGKLLLKKVPGFNQMADKQAVNNKKLQGPKRVKRATVDSLYDSFEAQSCVLERAKEIQANLEPEFPSLVKTMLPSNVTGGFWLGLPKHFCHAHLPMQDTAIFLEDESGEAFETKYLAEKVGLSAGWRGFSISHKLMEGDIVVFHLVKPSRFKVYIVRSNGSDEVDGALALLKLDPGMKFMKCDKDTKACEEPVNETLKTLSQEDTQKNSIMVCVTDPGPIVDLSEDDSDIGSEILDGIRLSDSAVDFKQVRSIEDFTVLVNGLVINSELPKFLLTKYFELCCSQKSFLHEHLLEGLNCKLAAGMISETINVADAIRACKISTSQESLSTWDKTLKAFEVLGMNVGFLHARLEQLLNISLKLKRYKEATLVRAQAEEEVQTLEAKLLEVKEKINSLDAEIENLDVAADKLEVVFQEVANAPW
- the LOC142644316 gene encoding B3 domain-containing protein Os01g0234100-like; this encodes MSSGWRRFSIAHKLCQDDVLVFQLVGTFKFKVYMVRLNGLAGVDGLFGPPNLDACARGNDYGMTIQINNLKDLDTTTSFGNAANQYENGRKNLGSDVQCGLRLTGSIANFKEVNSISSFTILVNGETIDSQLSDYQRVKYYDLCCSQNSFLHENLRKNINSKLAAEIISETINIVDAIRACELLTPLADFEDRDNTLKGFELLGMNVQFLHARVAQLMSIAMEAAAVKDPQRKSKVRLEQAHAEEEIDFLKLKLSKLKETKERLDHKIEALKVNVVRHEIVFQEVVNAPW
- the LOC142643813 gene encoding uncharacterized protein LOC142643813 → MSLTHEKRLDSEGGSGTEQVLSVVPCKPWSFKENGAMVEVLYDRMEAKSSALKQAMEVQASLPAEFPSFIKTLVRSNVTGGYWLHNSAKCICQGMI